From Actinosynnema mirum DSM 43827, a single genomic window includes:
- a CDS encoding GAF domain-containing protein, with protein MTGPAEDSSSQRLLAGLRLDELLEEMRERLTEIGSTRDKMQRLLDAVLAVGTGLELDSTLQRIVQAAVDLVGARYGALGVLGNRDDLSEFVHVGIDQDERARMGHLPQGKGLLGLLIKDPRPVRLHDLGAHPASVGLPPNHPPMKTFLGVPVRVRDEVFGNLYMAEKRDGGDFTPDDEIVLSALAAAAGVAVENARLFEKSRMRERWLEAAAEVNAELLGGASAEDALRLISQRTRELAAAAVSLIVLAEEGKNGRRLLRMASAAGGDTDRLVGGLLDGENTFAHQVLDSGVPALFERLDGGLGEASLELGPGVAVPLRTASQVTGVLLAARDVGAAQFGAEQVPLLASFAAQAAVALELAETQRNRRLVDVLEDRDRIARDLHDHVIQRLFATGMSLQGALNRVEDPKLRERVDNAVHQLDQTVLEIRTTIFDLQAADDEPGLRRRLLDIVSQVTEHSALTPAVRMNGTVDNSVPDHVGEHAEAVVRELVSNAVRHSGASELTVTIEADRQLTISVVDNGIGMPEKVARSGLRNLDERARRLGGSAVVEACAGGGTRVTWQVPLE; from the coding sequence GTGACAGGACCGGCTGAGGACTCCTCCTCGCAACGGCTCCTGGCGGGCCTGAGGCTCGACGAGCTGCTGGAGGAGATGCGGGAGCGGCTCACCGAGATCGGCTCCACCAGGGACAAGATGCAGCGCCTGCTGGACGCGGTGCTCGCCGTGGGCACGGGGCTGGAGCTGGACTCCACGCTGCAGCGGATAGTGCAGGCCGCCGTCGACCTGGTCGGCGCGCGGTACGGGGCGCTGGGCGTGCTCGGCAACCGCGACGACCTCTCCGAGTTCGTCCACGTCGGCATCGACCAGGACGAGCGCGCCCGCATGGGGCACCTGCCGCAGGGCAAGGGCCTGCTCGGGCTGCTCATCAAGGACCCGAGACCGGTGCGGCTGCACGACCTCGGCGCGCACCCGGCGTCCGTCGGCCTGCCGCCGAACCACCCGCCGATGAAGACCTTCCTCGGCGTGCCCGTGCGGGTGCGCGACGAGGTGTTCGGCAACCTGTACATGGCCGAGAAGCGGGACGGCGGCGACTTCACCCCCGACGACGAGATCGTGCTGTCGGCGCTGGCCGCCGCGGCGGGCGTCGCGGTGGAGAACGCCCGGCTGTTCGAGAAGTCCCGGATGCGCGAGCGCTGGCTGGAGGCCGCCGCCGAGGTCAACGCCGAGCTGCTGGGCGGCGCGTCCGCCGAGGACGCGCTGCGGCTGATCTCCCAGCGCACCCGCGAGCTCGCGGCGGCGGCGGTGTCGCTGATCGTGCTCGCCGAGGAGGGGAAGAACGGGCGGCGGCTGCTGCGGATGGCCTCGGCGGCGGGCGGCGACACCGACCGGCTCGTCGGCGGACTGCTGGACGGCGAGAACACGTTCGCACACCAGGTGCTGGACTCCGGGGTGCCCGCGCTGTTCGAGCGCCTCGACGGCGGGCTCGGCGAGGCCAGCCTGGAGCTGGGGCCCGGTGTGGCGGTGCCGCTGCGCACCGCCTCGCAGGTGACCGGCGTGCTGCTGGCCGCCCGCGACGTGGGCGCGGCCCAGTTCGGCGCCGAGCAGGTGCCGCTGCTGGCCTCGTTCGCCGCTCAGGCCGCCGTGGCGCTGGAGCTGGCCGAGACGCAGCGCAACCGGCGGCTGGTGGACGTGCTGGAGGACCGCGACCGGATCGCCCGCGATCTGCACGACCACGTCATCCAGCGGCTGTTCGCCACCGGCATGAGCCTGCAGGGCGCGCTCAACCGGGTCGAGGACCCCAAGCTGCGCGAGCGGGTCGACAACGCCGTGCACCAGCTCGACCAGACCGTGCTGGAGATCCGCACCACGATCTTCGACCTCCAGGCGGCCGACGACGAGCCGGGTCTGCGGCGCAGGCTGCTGGACATCGTGTCGCAGGTGACCGAGCACTCGGCGCTCACGCCCGCCGTGCGGATGAACGGCACGGTGGACAACTCGGTGCCCGACCACGTCGGCGAGCACGCCGAGGCGGTGGTGCGGGAGCTGGTCAGCAACGCGGTGCGGCACTCCGGCGCGAGCGAGCTGACGGTGACCATCGAGGCCGACCGGCAGCTGACGATCTCGGTGGTGGACAACGGGATCGGGATGCCGGAGAAGGTCGCGCGCAGCGGGCTGCGGAACCTGGACGAGCGGGCCCGACGGCTCGGCGGCAGCGCGGTGGTGGAGGCGTGCGCGGGCGGCGGGACGCGTGTCACGTGGCAGGTTCCCCTGGAGTGA
- a CDS encoding phosphoketolase family protein codes for MSAQTGTTGADLKLIDAYWRAANYLSAGQIYLLDNPLLGTPLEAANIKPRLLGHWGTTPGLNFVYAHLNRVIKQREAEVLFITGPGHGGPALLANTWLEGTYSETYAEVPQDARGMAKLFRQFSFPGGVPSHVAPEVPGSIHEGGELGYSLAHAFGAAFDNPDLVVACVIGDGEAETGPLAASWHANKFLNPAQDGAVLPILHLNGYKIANPALLARIPHEELDSLLRGYGYAPVYVEGHEPEVMHAAMAEALDGVFDAIERIQARARSGEDTTRPAWPMIVLRSPKGWTGPSEVDGLQIEGTWRAHQVPLSGVRDNPEHLRMLEQWLRSYRPEELFDANGAPVPELGELVPPGHLRMGATPHANGGTLLRDLRMPALSEHAVAVPEHGGSTSEPTRVLGRLLRDVVELNDAQRNFRLFGPDETASNRLDAVYEVTGKQWQGETLPVDDHLVRAGRVVEVLSEHLCQGFLEGYLLTGRHGLFNCYEAFTHIVDSMFNQHAKWLGTHRKLGWRRPIASLNYLLSSHVWRQDHNGFSHQDPGFIDHVMNKKAEVVRVYLPPDTNTLLSVADHCLRSRDHVNVVVAGKNQTPDWLGPQEAALHCARGLGIWEWAGNDDGVEEPDVVMACAGDAPTVEVMAAVSLLREHLPSLRVRVVNVVDLMRLQPESEHPHGLSDHEFDAIFTTDRPVLFAYHGYPWLIHRLTYRRTNHNNIHVRGYKEEGTTTTPFDMLVLNDMDRYRLVMDVIDRVPGLGPRTARLRQLMTDQRTRHNAWIREHGEDLPEVRDWSWRS; via the coding sequence ATGTCAGCGCAGACCGGTACGACCGGTGCAGACCTCAAGCTGATCGATGCTTACTGGAGGGCGGCGAACTACCTGTCAGCGGGGCAGATCTACCTGCTGGACAACCCCCTGCTCGGCACGCCGCTGGAAGCGGCGAACATCAAACCGAGACTGCTCGGGCACTGGGGCACGACCCCCGGCCTGAACTTCGTCTACGCGCACCTCAACCGCGTCATCAAGCAGCGGGAGGCCGAGGTCCTGTTCATCACCGGCCCCGGTCACGGCGGTCCCGCGCTGCTGGCCAACACCTGGCTGGAGGGCACCTACAGCGAGACCTACGCCGAGGTGCCGCAGGACGCGCGGGGCATGGCGAAGCTGTTCCGGCAGTTCTCGTTCCCCGGCGGGGTCCCGAGCCACGTCGCGCCGGAGGTCCCCGGCTCCATCCACGAGGGCGGGGAGCTGGGCTACTCGCTGGCGCACGCGTTCGGCGCGGCCTTCGACAACCCCGACCTGGTCGTCGCCTGCGTCATCGGCGACGGCGAGGCCGAGACCGGCCCGCTGGCCGCCAGCTGGCACGCCAACAAGTTCCTGAACCCGGCGCAGGACGGCGCGGTGCTCCCCATCCTGCACCTCAACGGCTACAAGATCGCCAACCCGGCGCTGCTCGCCCGCATCCCGCACGAGGAGCTGGACAGCCTCCTGCGCGGCTACGGCTACGCCCCGGTCTACGTGGAGGGCCACGAGCCGGAGGTCATGCACGCCGCGATGGCCGAGGCGCTCGACGGGGTCTTCGACGCCATCGAGCGGATCCAGGCGCGCGCCCGCTCCGGCGAGGACACCACCCGCCCGGCGTGGCCGATGATCGTGCTGCGCAGCCCCAAGGGCTGGACCGGGCCGTCCGAAGTGGACGGACTCCAGATCGAGGGCACCTGGCGCGCGCACCAGGTGCCGCTCTCGGGCGTGCGCGACAACCCCGAGCACCTGCGGATGCTGGAGCAGTGGCTGCGCTCCTACCGGCCCGAGGAGCTCTTCGACGCGAACGGCGCCCCGGTGCCGGAGCTCGGCGAGCTGGTCCCGCCCGGCCACCTGCGCATGGGCGCCACCCCGCACGCCAACGGCGGAACCCTGCTGCGCGACCTGCGGATGCCCGCGCTGAGCGAGCACGCCGTGGCCGTGCCCGAGCACGGCGGCAGCACCTCCGAGCCCACCAGGGTCCTCGGACGGCTGCTGCGCGACGTGGTCGAGCTCAACGACGCCCAGCGCAACTTCCGCCTGTTCGGCCCGGACGAGACCGCCTCCAACCGGCTCGACGCCGTCTACGAGGTCACCGGCAAGCAGTGGCAGGGCGAGACCCTGCCCGTGGACGACCACCTGGTGCGCGCGGGCCGCGTCGTGGAGGTGCTGTCCGAGCACCTGTGCCAGGGCTTCCTGGAGGGCTACCTGCTCACCGGGCGGCACGGCCTGTTCAACTGCTACGAGGCGTTCACGCACATCGTCGACTCGATGTTCAACCAGCACGCCAAGTGGCTGGGCACGCACCGCAAGCTCGGCTGGCGCCGCCCGATCGCGTCGCTGAACTACCTGCTCAGCTCGCACGTGTGGCGCCAGGACCACAACGGGTTCTCCCACCAGGACCCCGGTTTCATCGACCACGTCATGAACAAGAAGGCCGAGGTCGTCCGCGTCTACCTGCCGCCGGACACCAACACCCTCCTGTCGGTCGCGGACCACTGCCTGCGCAGCCGCGACCACGTGAACGTGGTGGTGGCGGGCAAGAACCAGACCCCGGACTGGCTCGGCCCGCAGGAGGCGGCGCTGCACTGCGCCAGGGGCCTGGGCATCTGGGAGTGGGCAGGCAACGACGACGGTGTGGAGGAGCCGGACGTGGTCATGGCCTGCGCCGGCGACGCCCCCACGGTCGAGGTGATGGCCGCGGTGTCCCTGCTGCGCGAGCACCTGCCGTCGCTGCGGGTCCGCGTGGTCAACGTGGTCGACCTGATGCGGTTGCAGCCGGAGAGCGAGCACCCGCACGGCCTGTCGGACCACGAGTTCGACGCGATCTTCACCACCGACCGGCCGGTGCTGTTCGCCTACCACGGCTACCCGTGGCTGATCCACCGCCTGACCTACCGGCGCACCAACCACAACAACATCCACGTGCGCGGGTACAAGGAGGAGGGCACCACCACCACGCCGTTCGACATGCTGGTGCTCAACGACATGGACCGCTACCGGCTGGTCATGGACGTGATCGACCGGGTGCCGGGCCTCGGGCCGCGCACCGCCCGGCTGCGCCAGCTGATGACCGACCAGCGCACCAGGCACAACGCGTGGATCCGGGAGCACGGCGAGGACCTGCCCGAGGTGCGGGACTGGAGCTGGCGGTCCTGA
- a CDS encoding response regulator: protein MSARVFLVDDHEVVRVGVRELLNSDDELEVVGEAGSVAEALARVPASGANVAVLDVRLPDGNGIELCRELKSLMPDLQCLMLTSFTDDEALFDAIMAGASGFVLKRILGTDLCTAVRTVASGQSLLDARSTSALLNRIRREREQGDPIRMLTEQERTVLDLIGQGMTNRQIAESMFLAEKTVKNYVSHLLAKLGLERRTQAAVLASKLRKRPGGVEAD from the coding sequence GTGAGCGCACGGGTGTTCCTGGTGGACGACCACGAGGTCGTCCGCGTCGGGGTGAGGGAACTGCTGAACAGCGACGACGAGCTGGAGGTCGTCGGAGAGGCCGGTTCGGTCGCGGAGGCGCTGGCGCGGGTTCCCGCGAGCGGCGCGAACGTGGCGGTGCTGGACGTCCGGCTGCCCGACGGCAACGGCATCGAGCTGTGCCGCGAGCTGAAGTCGCTCATGCCCGACCTGCAGTGCCTGATGCTGACGTCGTTCACCGACGACGAGGCGCTGTTCGACGCGATCATGGCGGGCGCCTCGGGCTTCGTGCTCAAGCGCATCCTGGGCACGGACCTGTGCACGGCGGTGCGCACGGTGGCGTCCGGGCAGTCGCTGCTGGACGCGCGGTCGACGAGCGCGCTGCTCAACCGCATCCGCCGCGAGCGGGAGCAGGGCGACCCGATCCGGATGCTGACCGAGCAGGAGCGGACGGTGCTCGACCTGATCGGGCAGGGCATGACGAACCGGCAGATCGCGGAGAGCATGTTCCTGGCCGAGAAGACGGTCAAGAACTACGTGTCGCACCTGCTGGCGAAGCTGGGGCTGGAGCGGCGCACGCAGGCGGCGGTGCTGGCGAGCAAGCTGCGCAAGCGGCCCGGCGGGGTCGAGGCGGACTGA
- a CDS encoding HPF/RaiA family ribosome-associated protein, with protein sequence MSKAREIVNMQLSLARRVPEAAREYAGVKIGCLGKYAPGEVPFAMVRLSYDGPRRLVAHGTLHVDGHAVNADAGAETFIEVVDLLQDRLKAQLVKMHG encoded by the coding sequence GTGAGCAAAGCGCGCGAGATCGTGAACATGCAGCTGAGCCTGGCCCGCAGGGTCCCCGAGGCGGCGCGGGAGTACGCGGGCGTGAAGATCGGCTGCCTCGGCAAGTACGCGCCCGGCGAGGTGCCGTTCGCGATGGTCCGCCTGTCGTACGACGGGCCGCGCAGACTGGTGGCGCACGGGACGCTGCACGTGGACGGGCACGCGGTGAACGCGGACGCGGGCGCGGAGACGTTCATCGAGGTCGTGGACCTGCTGCAGGACAGGCTGAAGGCGCAACTGGTGAAGATGCACGGCTGA
- a CDS encoding universal stress protein translates to MDDKAIVVGVDGSPAARAALRWAVDEAALRGCRVDAVLAWHLEYGQVMAPAPVGIDRDELRAAHREALQEAIAGLENVRGVLVEGDARDALVTASHDAQLLVVGSRGMGLLRTALLGSVSSYCVHHAACPVVVLRAPQPESVEEPRPVTTPGPLL, encoded by the coding sequence ATGGACGACAAGGCGATCGTGGTCGGAGTCGACGGCTCGCCCGCCGCCCGTGCCGCGCTGCGCTGGGCGGTCGACGAGGCGGCCCTGCGGGGGTGCCGCGTCGACGCCGTCCTCGCGTGGCACCTCGAGTACGGGCAGGTCATGGCGCCCGCACCGGTCGGCATCGACCGCGACGAGCTGCGCGCGGCGCACCGCGAGGCGCTGCAGGAGGCCATCGCCGGGCTGGAGAACGTCCGGGGGGTGCTGGTCGAGGGCGACGCGCGCGACGCGCTGGTCACCGCCTCGCACGACGCCCAGCTCCTGGTCGTCGGCAGCAGGGGAATGGGCCTGCTGCGGACCGCCCTGCTCGGATCGGTCAGCTCGTACTGCGTCCACCACGCGGCGTGCCCCGTGGTGGTGCTCAGGGCCCCACAGCCCGAGAGCGTTGAAGAACCCCGTCCCGTCACCACACCTGGACCGCTGCTGTGA
- a CDS encoding CBS domain-containing protein: protein MDHGFSALPVCDDEGRLVGIVSGSGLLLAGLGRTTGDLEVRQVMRAPVISAPLTASATDLAGSMLGNHLRCLPVVDHVGALVGVVSRSDLLRVLTPDDDVLAARIDRALRAYDPVGRRRVAVEAGRAVVRARSTTRRNDAP, encoded by the coding sequence GTGGACCACGGGTTCTCCGCCCTCCCCGTCTGCGACGACGAGGGCAGGCTCGTCGGCATCGTCTCCGGCTCGGGCCTGCTCCTCGCGGGCCTCGGCCGCACCACCGGGGACCTGGAGGTGCGGCAGGTCATGCGCGCGCCGGTGATCAGCGCGCCGCTGACCGCCAGCGCCACCGACCTCGCGGGCTCCATGCTCGGCAACCACCTGCGCTGCCTGCCGGTCGTCGATCACGTCGGCGCCCTCGTGGGGGTGGTGAGCCGGAGCGACCTGCTGCGCGTGCTCACCCCGGACGACGACGTGCTCGCGGCGCGCATCGACCGGGCGCTGCGCGCCTACGACCCCGTCGGGCGCCGGCGCGTCGCCGTCGAGGCGGGCAGGGCGGTGGTCCGGGCGCGATCGACGACGAGGCGGAACGACGCGCCGTGA
- a CDS encoding bifunctional GNAT family N-acetyltransferase/acetate--CoA ligase family protein, producing MTTHIETRALLSDGTVIALREASPEDADALRELRRELPDRYPLAEDDVVLCAFSDDALIGAGSYAPSTDDETTANVVLVVTSANQSRGVGTLLLEHLVSLARGRGVRRFTADLLSNNPRMLGLFSELGLVMTATPDTEVVRVDLGLDAGEDYLDAVANRELTSGVASLRAVLKPTSAVVIGAGRNATSVGHAVLANLVKGEFAGDLYAVNPKAAELLGVTCYPSVAELPVAPDLAVICVPAAAVPAVAEDCGKRGVKAMVVVTSGVDPKPLLASVHKHGMRMVGPNCIGVASTDPEVRMDATFTRKGSGGGGIGLVTQSGGVAIAVLEQLSALGMGTTDVVSTGDKYDVSGNDLLLWWERDERTTSVVLYLESFGNPRKFSRLARRVARRKPVLAIRSATSEAGQRAAASHTASTATPAVTQEALFRQAGVIVVDGIAELVEVLAALEHTPLPQGRSVAVVSNAGGLGVLAADACSHNGLTVADLSEDTTAKLAALLPSVASTTNPVDTTAVLDADVFAQCVDVVAADPAVDAVIAVTVPTALGNPAEGIRTSSKPVLAVAADQLGSVAILENGIASYADPVRAAESLAALVQRAEWLRRPAPAVVDLPGIDVPLARKVVAEHFAVEPEGGWLEPDQVVRLLSAFGLPILGGVLASDVEGAVAAQKSFGQPIAMKAVARGVLHKSKAGGVKLNLGTPERVAEEFTGMQERFGDRLQGVFVQPMAESGRELLVGVVSDQRFGPLVVTGLGGVDTDLLDDRAAALAPLTSADVDDLLRGFRASAKVFEQHPEEPVHDVLLRVSRLAEMVPEIAELDLNPLVVKGERVIAVDARVRLEPVAPVDPYLRALRRAGA from the coding sequence GTGACCACGCACATCGAGACCCGCGCCCTGCTCTCCGACGGCACCGTCATCGCGCTGCGCGAGGCGAGCCCCGAGGACGCCGACGCACTGCGCGAGCTCCGCCGAGAACTGCCCGACCGCTACCCCCTCGCCGAGGACGACGTCGTGCTCTGCGCGTTCTCCGACGACGCGCTCATCGGCGCGGGCTCCTACGCGCCCTCCACCGACGACGAGACCACCGCCAACGTGGTGCTGGTCGTCACCTCGGCGAACCAGTCCCGAGGCGTCGGGACCCTGCTGCTGGAGCACCTGGTCTCGCTCGCGCGGGGCCGGGGCGTGCGCCGGTTCACCGCCGACCTGCTCAGCAACAACCCGAGGATGCTCGGGCTGTTCAGCGAGCTGGGCTTGGTCATGACCGCCACCCCGGACACCGAGGTGGTGCGCGTCGACCTCGGCCTGGACGCGGGCGAGGACTACCTGGACGCGGTCGCCAACCGCGAGCTGACCTCCGGCGTGGCGAGCCTGCGGGCGGTGCTCAAACCCACCTCCGCGGTCGTCATCGGCGCGGGCCGCAACGCCACCTCGGTCGGCCACGCGGTGCTGGCGAACCTGGTCAAGGGCGAGTTCGCGGGCGACCTGTACGCGGTCAACCCGAAGGCCGCCGAGCTGCTCGGCGTCACCTGCTACCCGTCGGTGGCCGAGCTGCCCGTCGCCCCCGACCTGGCCGTGATCTGCGTGCCCGCCGCCGCGGTGCCCGCCGTGGCCGAGGACTGCGGCAAGCGCGGCGTCAAGGCCATGGTGGTCGTCACCTCCGGCGTCGACCCGAAGCCGCTGCTCGCGTCCGTGCACAAGCACGGGATGCGCATGGTCGGCCCGAACTGCATCGGCGTCGCCTCCACCGACCCCGAGGTGCGGATGGACGCCACGTTCACCCGCAAGGGCTCGGGCGGCGGCGGCATCGGCCTGGTGACCCAGTCCGGCGGCGTGGCCATCGCGGTGCTGGAGCAGCTGAGCGCGCTCGGCATGGGCACCACCGACGTGGTCTCCACCGGCGACAAGTACGACGTGAGCGGCAACGACCTGCTGCTGTGGTGGGAGCGCGACGAGCGCACCACCTCGGTGGTGCTGTACCTGGAGTCGTTCGGCAACCCGCGCAAGTTCTCCCGGCTGGCCCGCAGGGTCGCCAGGCGCAAGCCGGTGCTGGCGATCCGGTCCGCCACCAGCGAGGCCGGTCAGCGCGCCGCAGCCTCGCACACCGCGTCCACCGCGACCCCCGCGGTCACCCAGGAGGCCCTGTTCCGGCAGGCAGGCGTGATCGTGGTCGACGGCATCGCCGAGCTCGTGGAGGTGCTGGCGGCGCTGGAGCACACCCCGCTGCCGCAGGGCCGCTCGGTCGCGGTGGTCAGCAACGCCGGCGGTCTCGGCGTGCTCGCCGCCGACGCCTGCTCGCACAACGGGCTGACCGTCGCCGACCTGTCCGAGGACACCACGGCGAAGCTCGCCGCGCTGCTGCCCTCGGTGGCCAGCACGACCAACCCGGTCGACACCACCGCCGTGCTCGACGCCGACGTGTTCGCGCAGTGCGTGGACGTCGTGGCCGCCGACCCGGCCGTGGACGCGGTCATCGCGGTCACCGTGCCCACCGCGCTGGGCAACCCGGCCGAGGGCATCCGCACCAGCAGCAAGCCGGTGCTCGCGGTCGCCGCCGACCAGCTCGGCTCGGTCGCGATCCTGGAGAACGGCATCGCCTCCTACGCCGACCCGGTGCGCGCCGCCGAGTCGCTGGCCGCGCTGGTGCAGCGCGCCGAGTGGCTGCGCAGGCCCGCGCCCGCCGTGGTCGACCTGCCCGGCATCGACGTGCCGCTGGCCCGCAAGGTCGTGGCCGAGCACTTCGCGGTCGAGCCCGAGGGCGGCTGGCTGGAGCCCGACCAGGTGGTGCGGCTGCTGAGCGCGTTCGGCCTGCCGATCCTGGGCGGCGTGCTGGCCTCCGACGTGGAGGGCGCGGTCGCGGCGCAGAAGTCGTTCGGGCAGCCGATCGCGATGAAGGCGGTGGCGCGCGGCGTCCTGCACAAGAGCAAGGCCGGTGGCGTCAAGCTGAACCTGGGCACCCCGGAGCGGGTCGCCGAGGAGTTCACCGGGATGCAGGAGCGCTTCGGCGACCGGTTGCAGGGCGTGTTCGTCCAGCCGATGGCCGAGAGCGGTCGCGAGCTGCTCGTGGGCGTGGTGAGCGACCAGCGCTTCGGGCCGCTCGTGGTGACCGGCCTCGGCGGCGTGGACACCGACCTGCTGGACGACCGGGCCGCCGCGCTCGCGCCGCTGACCTCGGCGGACGTGGACGACCTCTTGCGCGGCTTCCGCGCCTCCGCCAAGGTGTTCGAGCAGCACCCGGAGGAGCCGGTGCACGACGTGCTGCTGCGCGTGTCGCGGCTGGCGGAGATGGTGCCGGAGATCGCCGAGCTTGACCTCAACCCCTTGGTGGTCAAGGGGGAGCGGGTCATCGCCGTGGACGCGCGGGTCCGCTTGGAACCCGTCGCCCCGGTCGACCCGTACCTGCGAGCGTTGCGGAGGGCCGGGGCGTGA
- a CDS encoding Acg family FMN-binding oxidoreductase, whose translation MDRGLPDDETIRAAVALACRAPSMHNTQPWRWRLGDSSVHLYADPQRCLPATDPDGADLVLSCGAALHHLRVALAALGMRAVVRRLPNASDPDHLASVELSRQEPEAEEIALAAAIQRRRTDRRRYSSWAVPRAVLEQLVDRAVEEGVVAREVLGTRARFELSLAVARAAAVQEADPAYRSELRRWSGGHVEPEGVPAANAPLGQHRYGDVGMREFPSGELLCPENGTWEEDGATLLVLGTTSDDRLSRLKAGEAMSAVLLEATAAGLVACPLSQPLEVAEARERVRDEVLDGSVFPQIALRVGWASFDADPLPPTPRRALDEVLAKW comes from the coding sequence ATGGACCGCGGTCTGCCCGACGACGAGACGATCCGGGCCGCGGTGGCACTGGCCTGCCGCGCGCCCTCGATGCACAACACCCAGCCGTGGCGGTGGAGGCTGGGTGACAGCAGCGTGCACCTGTACGCCGACCCGCAGCGCTGCCTGCCCGCGACGGACCCCGACGGCGCGGACCTGGTGCTCAGCTGCGGCGCGGCGCTGCACCACCTGCGGGTGGCCCTGGCGGCGCTGGGGATGCGCGCGGTGGTGCGCAGGCTGCCCAACGCCTCCGACCCGGACCACCTGGCGTCGGTCGAGCTGTCCCGGCAGGAGCCGGAGGCGGAGGAGATCGCGCTGGCGGCGGCGATCCAGCGGCGCCGCACGGACCGCAGGCGGTACTCGTCGTGGGCGGTGCCCAGGGCGGTGCTGGAGCAGCTGGTGGACCGCGCGGTCGAGGAAGGCGTTGTGGCTCGGGAGGTCCTGGGCACGCGGGCGCGGTTCGAGCTGTCGCTGGCGGTGGCGCGGGCGGCGGCCGTGCAGGAGGCGGACCCGGCGTACCGGTCGGAGCTGCGGCGGTGGAGCGGCGGGCACGTGGAGCCGGAGGGCGTGCCCGCGGCGAACGCGCCGCTCGGGCAGCACCGGTACGGGGACGTGGGGATGCGGGAGTTCCCGAGCGGGGAGCTGCTGTGCCCGGAGAACGGGACGTGGGAGGAGGACGGGGCGACCCTGCTGGTGCTGGGGACCACGTCCGACGACCGGTTGTCGCGGCTCAAGGCGGGTGAGGCGATGAGCGCGGTGCTGCTGGAGGCGACGGCGGCGGGGTTGGTGGCGTGCCCGCTGAGCCAGCCGCTGGAGGTGGCGGAGGCGCGGGAGCGGGTGCGGGACGAGGTGCTGGACGGGTCGGTGTTCCCGCAGATCGCGTTGCGGGTGGGCTGGGCGTCGTTCGACGCCGACCCGCTGCCGCCGACGCCGAGGCGGGCGCTGGACGAGGTGCTGGCGAAGTGGTGA
- a CDS encoding universal stress protein: MNIGAIVVGVDGSERCRKALAWAMDEAVAQGRPLHVVNAWELCDEGERVSRARSVALVERLLRQVCDGRDVVPEVVRHSVRGCASEVLSRRARGQAMLVLGEEGKVSASAPVVVAPAPRGPVD, encoded by the coding sequence GTGAACATCGGGGCGATCGTGGTCGGGGTCGACGGGTCGGAGCGGTGCCGGAAGGCGCTGGCCTGGGCGATGGACGAAGCCGTGGCGCAGGGCAGGCCGCTGCACGTCGTGAACGCCTGGGAGCTGTGCGACGAGGGTGAGCGCGTCTCCCGCGCCCGCTCGGTCGCCCTGGTGGAACGCCTGCTGCGGCAGGTCTGCGACGGTCGCGACGTGGTGCCGGAGGTCGTGCGGCACAGCGTGCGCGGGTGCGCGTCGGAGGTCCTGTCCCGCAGGGCGCGCGGTCAGGCAATGCTGGTGCTGGGCGAGGAGGGCAAGGTGTCGGCGTCCGCACCGGTGGTCGTGGCGCCTGCTCCGCGTGGTCCGGTCGACTGA